Proteins encoded by one window of Leopardus geoffroyi isolate Oge1 chromosome X, O.geoffroyi_Oge1_pat1.0, whole genome shotgun sequence:
- the ATG4A gene encoding cysteine protease ATG4A isoform X2: MLRCGQMMLAQALICRHLGRDWNWEKQKEQPKEYQRILQCFLDRKDCCYSIHQMAQMGVGEGKSIGEWFGPNTVAQVLKKLALFDEWNSLAVYVSMDNTVVIEDIKKMCCVLPSSADTVGESPPGTLNASNQSRGTFACCPAWKPLLLIVPLRLGINQINPVYVDAFKECFKMPQSLGALGGKPNNAYYFIGFLGDELIFLDPHTTQTFVNTEENGTVDDQTFHCLQSPQRMNILNLDPSVALGFFCKEEKDFDNWCSLVQKEILKENLRMFELVQKHPSHWPPFVPPAKPEVTTSGAEFIDSTEQLEESDLEEDFEILSV; the protein is encoded by the exons acTGGAACtgggagaaacaaaaagaacaaccCAAAGAATACCAACGGATCCTACAGTGCTTCTTAGATAGAAAGGATTGTTGCTACTCTATCCATCAAATGG CACAAATGGGTGTAGGAGAAGGGAAATCAATTGGCGAATGGTTTGGACCAAATACAGTTGCACAGGTGTTAAA AAAACTTGCTTTATTTGACGAATGGAATTCCTTGGCTGTTTATGTTTCAATGGATAACACAGTGGTCATTGAAGATATCA AAAAAATGTGCTGCGTCCTTCCCTCAAGTGCTGACACAGTTGGTGAGAGCCCCCCCGGCACTCTGAATGCTTCGAATCAGAGTAGGGGCACCTTTGCCTGCTGCCCAGCCTGGAAACCCCTGCTGCTTATTGTGCCCCTTCGCCTGGGCATAAACCAAATCAATCCTGTCTATGTCGATGCGTTCAAA gAGTGTTTTAAGATGCCCCAGTCTTTAGGGGCCTTAGGAGGAAAACCAAATAACGCCTATTATTTCATAGGATTCTTAG GTGACGAGCTCATTTTCTTGGACCCTCACACAACCCAGACTTTTGTTAACACCGAGGAAAATGGAACAGTTGATGACCAGACTTTCCATTGCCTGCAATCCCCTCAGCGAATGAACATCTTGAACTTGGATCCTTCCGTAGCATTG GGATTtttctgcaaagaagaaaaagactttgATAACTGGTGTAGCCTTGTTCAGAAG GAAATTCTAAAGGAAAATTTAAGGATGTTTGAATTAGTTCAGAAACACCCATCACACTGGCCTCCCTTTGTTCCTCCAGCCAAGCCGGAAGTGACAACCTCTGGGGCAG AATTCATCGACTCTACTGAGCAACTAGAGGAGTCTGACCTGGAGGAAGATTTCGAAATTCTGAGTGTATAG